The following coding sequences are from one Zalophus californianus isolate mZalCal1 chromosome 5, mZalCal1.pri.v2, whole genome shotgun sequence window:
- the LOC113928932 gene encoding dolichyl-diphosphooligosaccharide--protein glycosyltransferase subunit DAD1-like, translating into MSASVVSVISQFSEEYLSSTPQRLKLLDAYPLYILLTRALQFGSCLLVGTFPFNSFLSGFISCVRSFILVVCLRMQINPQNKADFQGVSPERAFADFLFASTTLHLVVMNLGWLNYSHLFNWGVGD; encoded by the coding sequence ATGTCGGCGTCGGTAGTGTCAGTCATCTCGCAGTTCTCAGAAGAGTACTTGAGCTCCACTCCTCAGCGTCTGAAGTTGCTTGACGCATACCCCCTGTACATACTGCTGACCCGAGCGCTGCAATTCGGTTCTTGTCTCCTCGTGGGGACCTTCCCCTTCAACTCTTTTCTCTCGGGCTTCATCTCTTGTGTGAGGAGCTTCATCCTAGTGGTTTGCCTCAGGATGCAGATCAACCCACAGAACAAAGCGGATTTCCAAGGCGTCTCCCCAGAGCGAgcctttgctgattttctctttGCCAGTACCACCCTGCACCTTGTTGTAATGAACTTAGGTTGGCTGAATTATTCCCATTTATTTAATTGGGGAGTAGGAGACTAG